Proteins from a single region of Primulina tabacum isolate GXHZ01 chromosome 5, ASM2559414v2, whole genome shotgun sequence:
- the LOC142545421 gene encoding trehalase-like: MIMCSKGSKTCLKSCKDSSPVIPTTPLITFLERLQETAFKIHAQQTEFDPKSYVDLSLKKDLCVTVEAFEKLPRTENGSVTVKELNSFMEEYLNGDADEGLMHVKPEDFVAEPEEFLLKVENMEVREWALEVHSLWKNLSRKVSDRVFERTDFYTLLPLRNPLVVPGSRFREVYYWDSYWVIRGLLASKMYDTARGIIYNLISLVEEYGYVPNGARAYYTNRSQPPLLSSMVMDVYNRTRDYKLVLKSLPALLKEHQFWNSGMHKVMIQDAEGSSHALCRYYAMWDKPRPESSNIDRETASKLSNSCERTQLYRELASAAESGWDFSSRWMRNGFDLTTLATTSIIPVDLNAFILKMELDISSLARITGNARTAARFRDSAEARRKAINSILWNAEMGQWLDYWLSDSLYIESKDVYIWNASNQNKKVLASNFIPLWIQSFNSDVKTVDVVVQSLQSSGLIYPAGIATSLTKSGQQWDFPNGWAPLQHMIVEGLVRSGSKEAKVVAEDIAVKWMRTNYEAFKRTGTMHEKYDVQKCGDFGGGGEYAPQTGFGWSNGVVLAFLEEFGWPEQRKLDFS, encoded by the exons ATGATCATGTGTAGCAAGGGATCAAAAACATGCCTAAAGTCATGTAAAGATTCGAGCCCGGTAATCCCCACGACTCCATTGATCACTTTCCTTGAACGCCTCCAAGAAACTGCATTCAAGATTCATGCGCAACAAACGGAATTTGATCCGAAATCCTATGTTGATCTGTCATTGAAGAAGGATCTCTGCGTCACCGTAGAAGCTTTCGAAAAGCTTCCGAGAACTGAGAATGGTTCGGTTACCGTTAAAGAGTTGAATAGTTTCATGGAGGAATATTTGAATGGTGACGCAGATGAGGGTTTGATGCATGTGAAGCCGGAGGATTTCGTCGCGGAACCAGAAGAATTTTTGCTCAAAGTGGAGAACATGGAGGTGAGGGAGTGGGCTTTGGAAGTGCATTCTCTTTGGAAGAATCTGAGCAGGAAAGTTTCGGATCGGGTTTTCGAAAGAACCGACTTCTATACTTTGCTGCCTCTCAGAAACCCGCTTGTGGTTCCCGGATCACGGTTCAGGGAGGTTTATTACTGGGATTCTTATTGGGTTATAAG AGGGTTGTTAGCTAGTAAAATGTATGATACTGCAAGAGGAATTATTTATAATCTTATTTCACTTGTTGAGGAATACGGCTATGTTCCGAATGGTGCAAGGGCTTATTACACTAACAGGAG CCAACCTCCTCTCCTGAGTTCCATGGTCATGGATGTGTACAATCGGACACGTGATTACAAGTTGGTTCTAAAATCCCTTCCGGCATTGCTCAAGGAGCACCAGTTTTGGAATTCGG GGATGCATAAGGTGATGATACAAGATGCAGAAGGTTCAAGTCACGCATTATGTCGCTATTATGCAATGTGGGATAAACCAAGGCCAGAGTCATCAAACATT GATAGGGAAACGGCTTCCAAGCTTTCAAATAGTTGTGAGAGAACACAACTTTATCGTGAATTGGCATCAGCTGCAGAATCTGGTTGGGACTTTAGCAGTAGATGGATGAG GAATGGATTTGATCTTACAACATTAGCTACGACATCCATCATACCAGTGGATTTGAATGCATTCATTCTCAAG ATGGAACTTGACATATCATCTTTGGCACGTATTACTGGGAATGCTAGAACAGCTGCACGCTTTAGAGACTCAGCGGAGGCTAGAAGAAAGGCCATAAATTCAATTTTGTGGAATGCGGAGATGGGACAATGGCTCGATTATTGGCTGAGTGATTCGCTGTACATAGAATCAAAG GACGTTTACATATGGAATGCTTCAAATCAGAATAAGAAAGTGCTAGCCTCGAACTTCATTCCCTTGTGGATCCAATCATTCAATTCAG ATGTTAAGACCGTGGATGTTGTAGTGCAAAGTCTCCAAAGTTCAGGGCTCATCTATCCAGCTGGGATCGCGACTTCTTTGACAAAATCAGGACAACAATG GGATTTTCCGAATGGCTGGGCGCCGCTTCAACACATGATAGTTGAAGGGCTTGTGAGATCTGGTTCTAAAGAAGCAAAAGTTGTTGCTGAAGATATTGCAGTGAAATGGATGAGAACAAACTACGAAGCTTTCAAGAGAACAGGGacaatgcatgaaaaatatgatgtaCAGAAATGTGGAGACTTCGGAGGCGGCGGTGAATATGCACCCCAA ACTGGTTTTGGGTGGTCAAATGGAGTTGTTTTAGCTTTCTTGGAGGAGTTTGGATGGCCTGAACAGCGAAAATTAGACTTCTCATGA